A region of Natribaculum luteum DNA encodes the following proteins:
- the rpl4p gene encoding 50S ribosomal protein L4, protein MDATVRDLDGADAGTVELPAIFETQYRPDLIARAVRAAQANRKQDYGADEFAGLRTPAESFGSGRGQAHVPRQNGRGRRVPQTVSGRRAHPPKAEKDWTESLNTKEKKLAVRSAIAATTDADLVAERGHEFDDDAELPVVVDDEFEDLQKTKEVVAFLEDAGLADDIERADEGRSVRSGRGKTRGRKYKTPKSILFVTSSETGPSKAARNLAGADVATAAEVNAEDLAPGAQPGRLTVWTESALEEVADR, encoded by the coding sequence ATGGACGCAACAGTACGCGACCTGGACGGTGCCGACGCGGGAACGGTCGAGCTCCCGGCGATCTTCGAGACCCAGTATCGCCCGGACCTCATCGCCCGCGCCGTTCGCGCCGCCCAGGCCAACCGAAAACAGGACTACGGCGCCGACGAGTTCGCCGGCCTTCGAACGCCGGCCGAGTCGTTCGGCAGCGGTCGCGGTCAGGCACACGTCCCCCGACAGAACGGGCGCGGTCGCCGCGTCCCCCAGACCGTCAGTGGGCGACGGGCCCACCCGCCGAAAGCCGAGAAGGACTGGACTGAATCGCTCAACACGAAAGAGAAGAAGCTGGCCGTTCGCAGCGCCATCGCTGCGACGACCGACGCCGACCTCGTCGCCGAGCGCGGCCACGAGTTCGACGACGACGCCGAACTGCCGGTCGTCGTCGACGACGAGTTCGAAGACCTACAGAAGACGAAGGAAGTCGTCGCGTTCCTCGAGGACGCCGGCCTCGCGGACGACATCGAACGCGCCGACGAGGGTCGCAGCGTCCGCTCGGGTCGCGGGAAAACCCGCGGTCGCAAGTACAAGACGCCGAAGTCGATCCTCTTCGTCACCTCGAGCGAGACCGGCCCGTCGAAGGCGGCCCGGAACCTCGCCGGAGCCGACGTCGCGACGGCGGCGGAGGTCAACGCCGAAGACCTCGCACCTGGCGCACAGCCGGGTCGGCTGACTGTCTGGACCGAAAGCGCACTCGAGGAGGTGGCAGACCGATGA
- a CDS encoding 50S ribosomal protein L3 gives MPQQHAPRKGSLGFGPRKRATSEVPRFNSWPDDEGQPTLQGFAGYKAGMTHVVMIDDEANSPTEGMEQTIPVTIVETPPMRAVALRAYEDTPYGMKPLTEVWTDEFAPELDRVLDLPGDDYDADAAEDELRGYLEGGRVADVRVITHTVPGEIQSVPKKKPDVMETRVGGGSIDERVDFALEVLADGGEHVMNDVFRAGEYLDASGVTKGKGTQGPVKRWGVQKRKGKHARQGWRRRIGNLGPWNPSRVRSTVPQQGQTGYHQRTELNKRLIDIGDGADATVDGGFVNYGEVDGPYALIKGSLPGPQKRLVRFRPAIRPGDQPRLDPEVRYVSTASNQG, from the coding sequence ATGCCACAACAACACGCACCACGCAAAGGCTCACTCGGGTTCGGCCCACGGAAGCGGGCGACCAGCGAGGTCCCTCGCTTTAACTCGTGGCCGGACGACGAAGGACAGCCGACGCTCCAGGGCTTCGCGGGCTACAAGGCCGGCATGACCCACGTGGTGATGATCGACGACGAGGCTAACTCGCCGACTGAAGGGATGGAACAGACCATCCCCGTCACTATCGTGGAGACGCCGCCGATGCGCGCCGTCGCCCTGCGTGCGTACGAAGACACGCCGTATGGAATGAAGCCGCTAACCGAGGTCTGGACCGACGAGTTCGCTCCCGAACTCGACCGCGTCCTGGACCTTCCCGGAGACGACTACGACGCAGACGCCGCGGAGGACGAACTCCGTGGCTACCTCGAGGGGGGTCGCGTCGCGGACGTGCGGGTCATCACCCACACTGTTCCCGGCGAGATCCAGTCGGTGCCGAAGAAGAAACCCGACGTGATGGAGACCCGTGTCGGCGGCGGCTCGATCGACGAGCGCGTCGACTTCGCACTCGAGGTCCTCGCCGACGGCGGCGAACACGTCATGAACGACGTGTTCCGCGCCGGCGAGTATCTCGACGCGAGCGGCGTCACGAAGGGGAAAGGGACCCAGGGTCCCGTCAAACGCTGGGGCGTCCAGAAACGCAAGGGCAAACACGCCCGGCAGGGCTGGCGCCGCCGCATCGGGAACCTCGGCCCCTGGAACCCAAGCCGCGTCCGCTCGACGGTCCCCCAGCAGGGGCAGACCGGCTACCACCAGCGGACGGAACTGAACAAGCGCCTCATCGACATCGGTGACGGCGCGGACGCGACGGTCGACGGCGGCTTCGTCAACTACGGCGAAGTCGACGGCCCGTACGCGTTGATCAAGGGCTCGCTCCCCGGGCCACAGAAGCGTCTCGTGCGCTTCCGCCCGGCGATCCGACCCGGAGACCAGCCGCGCCTCGATCCCGAGGTTCGGTACGTCTCCACCGCATCTAACCAGGGATAA
- a CDS encoding RNA methyltransferase, with amino-acid sequence MTVSVLVPSSLAREAEDKREATRKLGYVARAATIFRADRLVVFPDRDGESGRFDGGFVSTVLRYAATPPYLRKEAWGKRDELEYAGVLPPLRAMSQTGSESNGLGSLRQGIVTEVGPDQRVRVNCGLQHPISLVVPPKMAVDEGERVTVRISSRRPVRAKLVDEPLPGFAVEQTDLSAALGREDAGVCIAASRFGEELTVGRLETLAGRVDRDGMTVAFGAPERGLPDILGVEASTVGVDPAGRRDGDDSNVEPTADPGFDLWLNTVPNQGSEVVRTEEAMFATLAALSLRA; translated from the coding sequence ATGACCGTCAGCGTACTCGTGCCGTCGTCGCTCGCTCGAGAAGCCGAGGACAAACGCGAGGCGACTCGCAAACTCGGCTACGTCGCCCGCGCGGCGACGATCTTCCGGGCTGATCGCCTGGTCGTCTTCCCCGATCGGGACGGCGAATCCGGGCGATTCGACGGCGGGTTCGTAAGCACCGTACTGCGGTACGCCGCGACGCCACCGTACCTCCGAAAGGAGGCGTGGGGCAAGCGGGACGAACTGGAGTACGCGGGCGTCTTGCCGCCGCTCCGCGCCATGTCACAGACCGGCTCCGAATCGAACGGTTTGGGGTCGTTAAGACAAGGAATCGTGACCGAGGTCGGACCTGATCAACGCGTGCGGGTCAATTGCGGCTTGCAACACCCGATCTCACTCGTCGTCCCGCCAAAAATGGCGGTCGACGAGGGAGAGCGCGTGACCGTCAGGATCTCTTCGCGACGACCGGTCCGGGCAAAGCTCGTCGACGAGCCCCTCCCGGGGTTTGCAGTCGAGCAGACGGACCTCTCCGCAGCACTCGGCCGTGAGGACGCCGGCGTCTGTATCGCCGCCTCCCGATTCGGTGAGGAACTCACCGTGGGACGGCTCGAGACGCTGGCCGGGCGCGTCGACCGCGACGGGATGACCGTCGCGTTCGGCGCACCCGAGCGAGGGCTGCCGGACATCCTCGGAGTCGAGGCGTCGACCGTCGGCGTCGACCCAGCGGGGCGACGAGACGGCGACGACAGCAACGTCGAACCCACAGCGGATCCGGGGTTCGACCTCTGGTTGAATACGGTTCCGAACCAGGGCAGCGAGGTGGTGCGAACGGAGGAAGCGATGTTCGCCACCCTCGCTGCTCTCTCACTGAGAGCGTGA
- a CDS encoding DUF7471 family protein → MFGVIDATMPLGAYPEVSGSPLLISVILLAASGTGALFVVGLFAWYRRRSVTYLLITTALGLLVLRAVVGLGTVMELVPMFVHHLTAHLFDFLISLLLLGAVFVGRRERRRS, encoded by the coding sequence ATGTTCGGCGTTATCGATGCGACGATGCCGCTCGGTGCCTACCCGGAAGTGAGCGGGTCACCCCTGCTGATTTCGGTGATACTGCTGGCTGCGAGTGGGACTGGTGCGCTGTTCGTCGTCGGACTCTTCGCATGGTACAGACGCCGAAGCGTCACCTACCTGCTGATCACGACGGCGCTTGGACTCCTCGTACTGCGCGCCGTCGTCGGACTCGGAACGGTGATGGAACTGGTGCCGATGTTCGTCCACCACCTGACTGCACACCTGTTCGACTTCCTGATCTCGCTTTTGCTGCTCGGTGCGGTGTTCGTCGGTCGGAGGGAACGTCGACGATCGTGA
- a CDS encoding winged helix-turn-helix transcriptional regulator, with protein MTDTRRQIHDYIESNPGIHFNALVRELDLASGQVQYHVRKLSRASEIVDEHVYGQTHYYPPTYSEWERAAIALFRRETSRELLCYLLANGPARPDDVADSIGIARSTLEWHLNRLIEQDVVRKRHTAEGVILDLTRPDETRDLLEEVTPSTVDRLVDRFMALVDDALEPEQ; from the coding sequence ATGACAGATACGCGCCGACAGATCCACGACTACATCGAATCCAATCCCGGCATTCACTTCAACGCGCTCGTGCGCGAGCTCGACCTCGCGTCGGGACAGGTACAGTACCACGTCCGCAAACTCAGCCGTGCCAGCGAGATCGTCGACGAGCACGTCTACGGGCAGACCCACTACTATCCGCCGACGTACTCGGAATGGGAGCGGGCCGCCATCGCTCTGTTCCGCCGCGAAACCAGCCGCGAACTCCTCTGCTATCTGCTCGCCAACGGTCCTGCCCGGCCCGACGACGTGGCAGACTCGATCGGCATCGCCCGGAGCACACTCGAGTGGCACTTGAATCGCCTCATCGAACAGGACGTCGTCAGGAAACGCCACACCGCAGAGGGGGTCATCCTCGACCTGACCCGGCCCGACGAGACCAGAGACCTCCTCGAGGAGGTCACGCCGTCGACCGTCGACCGCCTCGTCGATCGGTTCATGGCGCTGGTCGACGACGCACTCGAGCCAGAACAGTAG
- a CDS encoding HalOD1 output domain-containing protein, with product MQTKVSSTDEQYGPRYDRANDRYVLHYDEDGSATLTTTIVHGLAAIADINVTQGEFSLYDCVDPDALEHIFGSKADGSERTIGHVAFTALDHDVYVYANGDIFVYPPADASRPPLPADDGRRRR from the coding sequence ATGCAAACGAAAGTATCTTCCACGGACGAGCAGTACGGTCCCCGGTACGACCGAGCGAACGATCGGTACGTCCTCCACTACGACGAGGACGGTAGCGCGACGTTAACGACGACGATCGTACACGGGCTCGCAGCCATCGCGGACATCAACGTCACCCAGGGCGAGTTCTCGCTGTACGACTGCGTCGATCCGGACGCACTCGAGCACATCTTCGGCTCGAAAGCCGACGGATCGGAGCGAACGATCGGACACGTCGCGTTCACCGCCCTCGATCACGACGTCTACGTGTACGCGAACGGCGACATCTTCGTGTACCCGCCCGCTGACGCCTCCCGCCCACCCCTCCCCGCTGACGACGGCCGCAGACGACGGTAG
- a CDS encoding MTH1187 family thiamine-binding protein has protein sequence MTVIAFLSVAPVVEGSMAGEVAKAVDALDEFDVAYETTPMGTTIEADDVAELFAAARAAHEAVDADRVSTVLKIDDKRTSEGTAEEKVAAVEEHLGREATNRDE, from the coding sequence ATGACGGTCATCGCGTTTCTGAGCGTCGCACCGGTCGTCGAGGGGAGTATGGCCGGCGAGGTCGCGAAGGCAGTCGACGCACTCGACGAGTTCGACGTCGCCTACGAGACGACGCCGATGGGGACGACGATCGAAGCCGACGACGTCGCCGAACTGTTCGCCGCCGCACGGGCGGCCCACGAGGCAGTCGACGCAGACCGGGTGAGTACGGTGTTGAAGATCGACGACAAACGAACGAGTGAGGGAACCGCCGAGGAGAAAGTCGCGGCGGTGGAGGAACACCTCGGGAGAGAAGCGACGAATCGCGACGAGTAA
- a CDS encoding TRAP transporter permease: protein MGTLDTERNQRPLDTVLTIGALLFWVGVIAYAHTQMIATAKYGIAFLGGVLILYVIDDLRDVIEEENYLSLALLAVSSVVIVITTAYMFSNFKSLYQETLGTATTPQLALALAFTLVIVYLTWRSFGMTFLVVLLAGIAYGLFGDLVPGMLGHGGITPERMLRTLVLEVQGFFGSLNRLVATWIALFLLYAGLLKGYGAFDLILRLAVRSAKYVSSGVAQTAVIASAVIGSVNGSQTANAGMTGSFTIPMMKENGVKPATAGGIEAVASTSGQVLPPVMGAAAFIMGSLIMEITYVDVIVAGLIPAAILVVSIAVAVHYVAAPQIDDPEMEGYFEEAKSTGELAFDGLKFLIPLAVLIYVLGIIQYTVQTAALYTTIAMIATGTTFPIVKSVYKGSDVTAAFVDVLKQTVDGAREGAVVLAPVAIILAAINGVVDILMTTGVPTSISLALMDLSGGVLLVAAIMSMVICIILGLGMPTTAAYTVVALLVAPTLVNQFMLPDLAAHYFVFYAAILAGLTPPIATCAAVACGIAGADFMETAWEGLKISAPLYVLPFVFIYHPEVVSGEFTTASLSAGFIAMLGALAIIHGINYRFSFGRGGTAGSRVIFFVLGIVAMVHPDLFVQIGALVAAIGLYAVQKVVGEPELDAAGATATDGRSDPSDTNR, encoded by the coding sequence ATGGGTACTCTCGATACCGAACGGAACCAGCGACCTCTCGACACCGTACTCACTATCGGTGCACTCCTCTTCTGGGTCGGCGTCATCGCCTACGCCCACACCCAGATGATCGCTACGGCCAAGTACGGGATCGCGTTCCTCGGGGGTGTTCTGATCCTGTACGTCATCGACGACCTGCGGGACGTCATCGAAGAGGAGAACTATCTCTCGCTGGCGTTGCTCGCGGTCTCGTCCGTCGTAATCGTCATCACGACGGCGTACATGTTCTCCAACTTCAAGTCGTTGTACCAGGAGACCCTCGGAACTGCGACGACCCCCCAGCTCGCGCTCGCACTCGCGTTCACGCTCGTGATCGTTTACCTGACCTGGCGGTCGTTCGGAATGACCTTCCTGGTCGTTTTGCTCGCCGGGATCGCGTACGGGCTGTTCGGTGACCTCGTTCCGGGTATGCTCGGACACGGTGGAATCACCCCCGAACGGATGCTCCGGACGCTCGTCCTCGAGGTCCAGGGCTTCTTCGGATCGCTCAACCGCCTCGTCGCGACCTGGATCGCCCTGTTCTTGCTGTACGCCGGTCTGCTCAAAGGGTACGGCGCGTTCGACCTCATCCTGCGACTCGCGGTCCGTTCGGCGAAGTACGTGAGTTCGGGCGTCGCACAGACGGCGGTCATCGCGAGCGCCGTCATCGGCTCTGTCAACGGGAGCCAGACCGCAAACGCCGGGATGACCGGTTCGTTCACGATCCCGATGATGAAAGAAAACGGCGTCAAACCGGCGACCGCAGGCGGAATCGAAGCGGTCGCGTCGACGTCGGGACAGGTGCTGCCGCCCGTCATGGGTGCGGCGGCGTTCATCATGGGCTCGCTGATCATGGAGATCACGTACGTCGACGTGATCGTCGCGGGACTCATCCCCGCGGCCATCCTCGTCGTCTCGATCGCCGTCGCGGTCCACTACGTGGCGGCACCCCAGATCGACGATCCCGAGATGGAAGGCTACTTCGAGGAGGCGAAGTCGACCGGCGAATTAGCCTTCGACGGTCTCAAGTTCCTCATCCCGCTCGCCGTCCTCATCTACGTGCTCGGGATCATCCAGTACACGGTCCAGACTGCCGCGCTCTACACCACGATCGCGATGATCGCGACCGGGACGACGTTCCCGATCGTGAAATCCGTCTACAAGGGCTCGGACGTGACGGCGGCGTTCGTCGACGTCCTCAAGCAAACCGTCGACGGTGCTCGCGAGGGTGCAGTGGTTCTCGCGCCGGTCGCGATCATCCTCGCGGCAATCAACGGCGTCGTCGACATCCTGATGACCACCGGCGTCCCGACGTCGATCTCGCTCGCGCTGATGGACCTCTCCGGTGGTGTCCTGCTCGTCGCGGCGATCATGTCGATGGTCATCTGTATCATTCTCGGCCTGGGAATGCCGACCACCGCGGCCTACACCGTCGTGGCACTGCTGGTCGCGCCGACGCTGGTGAACCAGTTCATGCTCCCCGATCTCGCGGCCCACTACTTCGTGTTCTACGCGGCGATCCTCGCGGGACTGACGCCGCCGATCGCCACGTGCGCCGCCGTCGCCTGCGGCATCGCAGGGGCGGACTTCATGGAGACGGCCTGGGAAGGGCTCAAGATCTCGGCACCGCTTTACGTCCTCCCGTTCGTCTTCATCTACCACCCCGAGGTCGTCTCGGGCGAGTTCACCACGGCCTCACTGTCCGCCGGATTCATCGCCATGCTCGGTGCCCTGGCGATCATCCACGGGATCAACTACCGGTTCTCCTTCGGCCGAGGCGGCACCGCGGGTTCCCGGGTCATCTTCTTCGTCCTGGGTATCGTGGCCATGGTCCACCCCGATCTGTTCGTCCAGATCGGCGCGCTCGTCGCTGCCATCGGCCTCTACGCGGTCCAGAAGGTTGTCGGTGAACCCGAACTCGATGCGGCGGGGGCTACCGCGACCGACGGACGGAGCGATCCGTCCGACACCAACCGGTAA
- a CDS encoding TAXI family TRAP transporter solute-binding subunit, producing the protein MKGIGAAGVISLAGCLGSDDTITVTIGATSQNSSSQAAAQALARGLNEHSDTVRVDPQVTSGWTANLQEYDGGNIPAMAVDNNSLSKAMNEEGPFADNPVDELPMQGFVFTQLQIYWVATEDSGIESTADLAEGGYTIYPIQPGFGTRLLTEEVIQRAGLWEDNEIYNGDTTDVPGTVEEGNVDALCVYGANGVDLSGWVQEVDARADGLRAIEVDENFEQAIDDTPGALKQTFEPYGWNQDVTGITNEVTSWALAAQWAFGPDIPAEATKEIARVASEHHDTLRESDPTTLDHSDPETMTAAVMEGLEVHPGVADFFDEEGVWDDAWTRGEAE; encoded by the coding sequence TTGAAGGGAATCGGTGCAGCAGGCGTCATTAGCCTTGCAGGCTGTCTCGGTAGCGACGATACGATTACCGTGACGATCGGTGCGACGTCGCAGAACAGTTCGAGTCAGGCGGCTGCTCAGGCGCTCGCTCGCGGTCTCAACGAACACAGCGACACGGTGCGGGTCGATCCGCAGGTCACGAGCGGATGGACGGCGAACCTCCAGGAGTACGACGGCGGCAACATCCCGGCGATGGCCGTCGACAACAATTCGCTGTCGAAGGCGATGAACGAGGAGGGGCCTTTCGCGGACAATCCCGTCGACGAGTTGCCGATGCAGGGGTTCGTTTTCACGCAACTCCAGATCTACTGGGTCGCGACCGAGGACTCGGGCATCGAGTCGACCGCCGACCTCGCCGAGGGCGGCTACACGATCTACCCGATCCAGCCCGGCTTCGGTACCCGGCTCCTGACCGAGGAAGTGATCCAGCGTGCCGGCCTCTGGGAGGACAACGAAATCTACAACGGTGACACGACGGACGTTCCCGGCACCGTCGAGGAGGGCAACGTCGACGCACTGTGTGTCTACGGCGCCAACGGCGTCGACCTCTCGGGCTGGGTCCAGGAAGTCGACGCGCGTGCGGACGGTCTTCGGGCGATCGAAGTCGACGAGAACTTCGAGCAGGCAATCGACGACACGCCCGGCGCGCTCAAGCAGACGTTCGAACCCTACGGCTGGAACCAGGACGTCACCGGGATCACGAACGAAGTCACTAGCTGGGCACTGGCCGCCCAGTGGGCGTTCGGTCCGGATATCCCCGCCGAGGCGACGAAAGAAATCGCTCGCGTCGCCAGCGAACACCACGATACGCTCCGCGAGTCCGACCCGACGACGCTCGACCACTCCGACCCCGAAACGATGACCGCGGCGGTCATGGAGGGCCTCGAGGTCCACCCGGGCGTCGCCGACTTCTTCGATGAGGAAGGCGTCTGGGACGACGCCTGGACCCGCGGCGAAGCCGAGTAA
- a CDS encoding VOC family protein: MELIHTALWVDDIDAAKTFYLDVLDLENTWGFTGDDGVENVYVGTPDGAEIQFKHDPDETAPEPAGIDHVAIGVEDTDSVVDRVRKETDCAILEEPTTMTEIDRRVAFVRDPNGYVVEFVQRV, from the coding sequence ATGGAGCTCATTCACACCGCACTGTGGGTCGACGACATCGACGCGGCGAAAACGTTCTACCTCGACGTGCTCGACCTCGAGAACACGTGGGGATTCACCGGCGACGACGGCGTCGAGAACGTCTACGTCGGCACTCCCGACGGCGCGGAGATCCAGTTCAAACACGATCCCGACGAAACTGCTCCCGAACCCGCGGGTATCGATCACGTCGCGATCGGCGTCGAGGACACGGATTCGGTCGTCGACCGCGTCCGCAAGGAGACCGACTGTGCGATACTCGAGGAACCGACGACGATGACCGAGATCGATCGGCGAGTGGCGTTTGTCCGAGATCCGAACGGATACGTCGTCGAGTTCGTTCAACGCGTCTGA
- a CDS encoding MFS transporter, producing MSGVFETGVRVRGWKGYTALILLWQVTASVCFYAMYAVTPFVRDEFGVSATFVGVMLTALTFGYTLFLVPVGSITDEYGEDRVLVVGLVGLGVGAAGVTLAPSYLALLGAVFVLGAFYATAMPGTNKAVFNAIPPERLNTSMGIKQVGVTAGSGISAVLVPWFGATRFGWEVAFLLATAAAAIVSVVFWAVYEASGDGGDTDSVGIRSHFRNRAYALLTAAGFFLGAGLFTTIGYTILYVEEAVGASVVFAGLTLAAAQVFGSVGRVGFGWLADRLSVPLTTSTLYILVSQAGASFLLFLAVTVVDTPPLALVLFSLLGFFILGFTGIYYSCIGSLVPTEGVGSATAGGQIALNCGALLAPPAFGYLVDVRGYATAWTMLALAALVALVLLVALVYRH from the coding sequence ATGAGCGGCGTGTTCGAAACCGGTGTTCGAGTCCGAGGGTGGAAGGGGTACACGGCGCTAATCCTCCTCTGGCAGGTTACCGCCAGCGTCTGCTTTTACGCGATGTACGCGGTGACGCCGTTCGTCAGGGACGAGTTCGGCGTCTCGGCGACGTTCGTGGGCGTGATGTTGACGGCGCTGACGTTCGGGTATACGCTCTTTCTGGTCCCGGTCGGGTCGATCACCGACGAGTACGGCGAGGATCGGGTGCTGGTCGTCGGACTGGTCGGCCTCGGAGTGGGCGCGGCCGGGGTCACGCTTGCACCGTCGTACCTCGCGCTGCTCGGTGCGGTGTTCGTGCTCGGTGCGTTCTACGCGACGGCGATGCCGGGGACCAACAAGGCCGTGTTCAACGCGATTCCGCCCGAGCGGCTCAACACGTCGATGGGGATCAAGCAGGTGGGCGTCACCGCCGGAAGCGGGATCAGCGCCGTCCTCGTCCCGTGGTTCGGCGCGACGCGATTCGGCTGGGAGGTCGCCTTCCTGCTCGCAACGGCGGCCGCAGCGATCGTGAGCGTCGTTTTCTGGGCGGTCTACGAGGCGAGCGGCGACGGCGGCGATACCGACTCGGTCGGCATTCGGAGCCACTTCCGGAACCGGGCGTACGCACTGTTGACGGCTGCGGGCTTCTTCCTCGGGGCGGGGCTGTTTACGACGATCGGGTACACGATCCTCTACGTCGAAGAAGCCGTCGGCGCGAGCGTCGTCTTCGCGGGTCTCACTCTCGCCGCTGCACAGGTCTTCGGGAGCGTGGGTCGCGTCGGCTTCGGCTGGCTCGCCGACAGGCTCTCGGTGCCGCTTACGACCTCGACGCTGTACATCCTCGTCTCGCAGGCGGGCGCGTCGTTCCTGCTCTTTCTTGCGGTCACGGTCGTCGACACGCCACCGCTCGCGCTCGTCCTCTTTTCGCTACTCGGCTTTTTCATCCTCGGCTTCACGGGGATCTACTACTCGTGTATCGGATCGCTCGTCCCCACCGAGGGTGTCGGCAGTGCGACCGCGGGCGGCCAGATCGCGCTCAACTGCGGGGCCTTGCTCGCACCGCCGGCGTTTGGCTACCTCGTCGACGTCCGTGGGTACGCGACGGCGTGGACGATGTTGGCTCTGGCGGCGCTCGTGGCGCTCGTCCTGCTCGTGGCCCTCGTCTATCGCCACTAG
- a CDS encoding universal stress protein, with protein sequence MYRVLLPIDADEARASAQAEAVLDLPRSADEVRVDVLYVYEEIDAPADEAGSSYIDEINANIEDLQGLPDTADLVTDLFADAGVESTIHDVAGDPASAILELAGEFDVDTIVLGARRRSPVGKVLFGSVTQAVILDSDRPVTVVPV encoded by the coding sequence ATGTACCGCGTACTGCTGCCGATCGACGCCGACGAAGCGCGAGCGAGTGCACAGGCGGAGGCAGTCCTCGATCTGCCACGGAGCGCCGACGAGGTGCGCGTCGACGTCCTGTACGTTTACGAGGAGATCGACGCGCCAGCCGACGAAGCCGGGTCGTCGTACATCGACGAGATCAACGCGAACATCGAAGACCTCCAGGGACTCCCGGACACCGCAGATCTCGTCACCGACCTGTTCGCCGACGCCGGCGTCGAGTCGACCATCCACGACGTCGCCGGCGATCCGGCATCCGCCATCCTCGAGCTGGCAGGCGAGTTCGACGTCGACACGATCGTCCTCGGCGCACGACGTCGATCGCCCGTCGGGAAGGTACTGTTCGGGAGCGTTACCCAGGCAGTCATCCTCGACAGCGACCGGCCGGTGACCGTCGTTCCGGTGTGA